A window of the Falco biarmicus isolate bFalBia1 chromosome 10, bFalBia1.pri, whole genome shotgun sequence genome harbors these coding sequences:
- the LOC130156078 gene encoding LOW QUALITY PROTEIN: rho GTPase-activating protein 39-like (The sequence of the model RefSeq protein was modified relative to this genomic sequence to represent the inferred CDS: deleted 1 base in 1 codon): MPEAWRAWGGPGTAAAATRGCPRPAGPAPARPSRPDAARRAAPAEGPGERPGVPAAGPDRTAPGRGRGRISHPAPLASRAGGAAERTMAESSDWVEIIEPRSQERMYVNLTTGECGWEPPPNLKVRQSDQKQWWELFDQNNNRFYYYNAITQQTVWHRPQGCDIVPLAQLQAMKRSSQPDCGAQQHRGSTGSDGRSTPIQMVLLQEMEKGKRDCSAEKRKEPGRETPTHWQPLPGTKAAMLVKVNSLRKMQSSSNSLLQLQSAPEPNSQNSLPKPAIYAQPQSMSQSPGATKQTPTGETQQSMQVKKTENGGFCLVLMNGPTSRTPPRSQTGTPQPTSPKYASPAPIYDEPSLESPIYDEPPVDMDTESIGISRISPPRSPSNSLKKQLQPTKLLQYPGMQQQQAAKKHARNPSSTEYSPAGKEYIKHMVNVDQSCKLSHSSTATSDASTKLPGQLTSKDSFKQSWRILEANVLKNMEALHSRQSSLQAREYPAGISHQDSGYSTGPSPSLRKRKGRRQGTGQGRPGSVGSSSELTALNDKLIAEMRAVVGRSAACRGSKASLDAESLESSITAESNKVRFQSDHLKKCISQSSRDDVSASNRSLYRQGLDSRGSFPNEVAAPQDTVRQKRTFEKIDSLEKNVTSQTSLASSDATCHSSQPRTIELDPKQESSGQPGGCVGYNFPYNTLRKPISQSSMADWASKNLNMHTQGIFRRRISISNMLSWNGGSIKKPMLITSNHTIKKEACEMFKLVQSYMGDRQTRMDRNHVALVTVTKCWSMQGLRDELYIQLIRQTTDNTCYRSLAWGWELMAISLAFFSPSPKFQSYLEGYIYRHLDSDENIAQRIKELVDLKNKKNSKSRKKRKQNTEDEGLPISTYAKYCYRKLQKVAVTGGKKGLRKPTVEEITHARNAIVTPSLFGSSLEEIMLRQQDMYPGNKLPWVQTQLSQQVLALGGEQTEGIFRIPGDIDEVNALKLQVDQWRIPSSLGDPNIPASLLKLWYRELEEPVIPQQFYKECISNYENPDAAVAVVQLLPELNRLVLCYLIHFLQIFAQPSNVGRTKMDVNNLAMVMAPNCLRCQSDDPRIIFENTRKEMSFLRMLIVHLDTSFIRGLV, encoded by the exons CTCGGATTGGGTGGAGATCATCGAGCCCCGCTCCCAGGAGCGGATGTATGTTAACCTGACCACGGGTGAGTGTGGCTGGGAGCCTCCTCCCAACCTGAAGGTGCGCCAGTCGGACCAAAAGCAGTGGTGGGAGCTCTTCGACCAAAACAACAACCGCTTCTACTACTACAATGCTATCACACAGCAGACCGTGTGGCACCGGCCCCAGGGCTGTGACATCGTGCCCTTGGCACAGCTCCAGGCCATGAAGCGCAGCTCCCAGCCTGACTGCGGGGCCCAGCAGCACcggggcagcacaggcagtgatGGCAGAAGCACCCCAATCCAAATGGTCCTGTTGCAGGAGATGGAAAAGGGCAAGAGGGACTGTtctgcagagaagaggaaagagccTGGCAG GGAGACTCCTACCCactggcagcctctgccaggcaCGAAAGCAGCCATGTTGGTCAAAGTGAACAGTTTGAGGAAGATGCAGAGCTCTTCAAACAGTttgcttcagctgcagagtgCTCCAGAGCCCAACAGCCAAAATTCTCTTCCAAAACCAGCCATATATGCTCAGCCTCAGTCCATGTCCCAGAGCCCTGGTGCCACAAAGCAAACGCCTACAGGAGAAACACAGCAGTCTATGCAGGTCAAAAAGACAGAGAATGGTGGGTTTTGCCTGGTGCTGATGAATGGTCCGACTTCTCGAACACCTCCAAGGAGCCAGACAGGAACACCCCAGCCTACATCCCCCAAGTATGCCTCCCCTGCACCTATATACGATGAGCCATCTTTAGAGTCTCCAATTTATGATGAGCCACCAGTAGATATGGACACTGAAAGCATCGGTATCAGTAGGATTTCTCCACCAAGGTCACCAAGCAATAGcttaaaaaagcagctgcaacCAACCAAATTATTACAGTATCCAGGTATGCAACAGCAGCAAGCTGCAAAGAAGCATGCAAGAAATCCTTCTTCAACTGAATACAGTCCAGCTGGCAAAGAATATATAAAACACATGGTCAATGTTGATCAGTCTTGCAAACTCTCCCACTCTTCTACTGCAACATCGGATGCCTCTACTAAACTGCCTGGTCAGCTTACTTCAAAGGACAGCTTCAAGCAGTCTTGGAGGATCTTGGAAGCCAACGTCCTCAAGAACATGGAAGCCCTCCACAGTCggcagagcagcctgcaagCTCGAGAGTACCCAGCTGGTATAAGCCATCAGGATTCTGGTTATTCAACTGGTCCTTCTCCAAGtttgagaaaaaggaagggaaggaggcaaGGGACAGGTCAAGGAAGACCTGGCTCTGTGGGCAGCAGTAGTGAGCTCACAGCTTTGAATGATAAGCTCATCGCTGAGAtgcgtgctgtggtgggcaggtcAGCAGCTTGCAGGGGAAGCAAAGCCAGCCTTGATGCTGAAAGTCTGGAgagcagcatcacagcagaGAGCAACAAAGTCAGATTTCAGTCTGACCACTTGAAAAAATGCATCAGCCAGAGCTCAAGGGACGACGTCTCAGCTAGCAATAGGTCTCTGTATAGACAGGGCCTGGACAGCAGGGGCAGCTTTCCCAATGAAGTGGCTGCTCCACAGGACACAGTGAGGCAGAAGAGGACTTTTGAGAAAATAGATtctctagaaaaaaatgtgaccAGCCAGACAAGCTTGGCTTCATCAGATGCTACATGCCACTCCTCCCAG CCCAGGACAATAGAATTGGACCCCAAGCAGGAGAGCAGTGGCCAGCCTGGTGGCTGTGTAGGATATAATTTCCCTTACAATACTCTACGGAAGCCCATATCTCAGAGCAGCATGGCAGACTGGGCTTCTAAAAACCTGAACATGCACACGCAGGGAATCTTCCGCCGAAGGATCTCTATCTCCAACATGCTGTCCTGGAATGGTGGCTCTATCAAAAAGCCAATGCTTATCACTAGCAACCACACCATCAAAAAAGAGGCATGTGAGATGTTCAAACTGGTACAGAGCTACATGGGAGATCGTCAGACTCGCATGGACCGCAATCATGTGGCATTGGTCACAGTCACCAAGTGCTGGAGCATGCAAGGTTTACGGGATGAACTCTACATACAATTGATCCGGCAGACAACAGATAATACATGCTACCGAAGTctggcatggggctgggaaCTGATGGCCATAAGTTTGGCCTTTTTCTCCCCATCACCCAAATTTCAGTCTTACCTGGAAGGTTACATTTATCGCCACCTTGACAGTGATGAAAACA ttGCCCAGCGCATCAAGGAGCTTGTGgatctgaaaaacaagaagaactcaaaatccaggaaaaagaggaaacaaaacaccGAGGATGAAG GCCTGCCCATCAGCACCTATGCTAAATACTGCTACCGGAAGCTCCAGAAAGTAGCTGTCACCGGAGGCAAAAAG GGCCTCCGTAAACCAACAGTGGAAGAGATAACACATGCCAGGAATGCCATCGTGACTCCATCACTCTTCGGCAGCTCCCTGGAGGAAATCATGCTACGGCAGCAGGACATGTACCCGGGTAACAAGCTGCCCTGGGTGCAGACGCAGCTATCACAGCAGGTCCTGGCTCTGGGAGGAGAACAGACGGAAGGGATTTTCAG GATACCTGGTGACATAGATGAAGTCAATGCATTGAAGTTGCAGGTGGATCAGTGGAGAATCCCAAGCAGCCTTGGTGATCCAAACATCCCAG CCTCTCTTCTCAAGCTTTGGTATCGGGAGCTGGAGGAGCCTGTGATCCCCCAGCAGTTCTACAAAGAGTGTATCAGCAACTACGAGAACCCTGATGCTGCTGTGGCTGTAGTGCAACTTTTGCCGGAGCTCAACAGGCTGGTGCTGTGTTACCTCATACACTTCCTGCAG ATCTTTGCTCAGCCATCAAATGTGGGCAGAACGAAGATGGATGTGAATAACCTGGCCATGGTGATGGCCCCCAATTGCCTGCGCTGCCAGTCTGATGACCCTCGCATTATCTTTGAGAACACACGcaaagaaatgtcttttcttcGCATGCTGATAGTGCACTTGGACACAAGCTTCATCAGAGGGCTGGTTTGA